The nucleotide window CCACAATATACGGCAGAATCGACATCTGGAGCAGTTTGATAAATGCGTTGCCGATAATTTGCAGACGGGCGCAGTACTCACCGAAGAAAAGACCTGTAAGAACACCCAACAATAGACCGATCATGATATTGGTAGATAAGCTAAAGCGAAATTTCTTTTTCGTTTCTGCGGGCATCTATCTTCTCCTGCTGCTCAGTCGGCTGATGCATCCTTAATTAGTAAATTATATGGCCAAAACGGAGTGGGCACTAAAATTTTCTTTATAAACAGAAGTTAAAGATATTTCAAGATAAGTCTGCCGACACTTTTGCACAAGAACTGATTGCCATCACCATGTAACGCCAGTTATGAGCTGATTTTGATTCGGTATCGCTTTGATATTTATGTGGCAGTCCATGTGGTTTAATGGGTTGACTAATCAAGATTTTGTTATTACCGTCAGCAGATCCGACGTAAATCCCAATGCAAAAAGGACCACTTATTGGGAACAACCATTATCCACATTGCACAGGGGAAATTAAAATGTCGCACTTAGGTGGTAGCCAGCGGCTAAATCAGCCCATTTACCTATTATTTGCCATTTTGATGTCAGGGCTTTTCTATGCCTGCGGGGAAAAAAACGAATACGTCGAGCCGCCGGCACCGGAAGTCACGGTCAGCAAACCTCTGGTGAGAAATGTCACCGAGTATCTGGAATTCACCGGAACGGCTCGGGCGATCGAAGAAATCGAGATTCGGGCACGGGTCGAAGGGTTTCTGGAAAGCGTGCATTTTCAAGACGGTGATTTCGTCAAGCAGGGACAACTTCTCTTCATCATCGACCCCAAACCATTCAAAGCCGCGGTTGAAAATGCCCGCGGTCGCCTGGCAAAACACAAGGCCCAGCTCGAGCGCGCCAAGAAGGAATATCAGCGCAACTTGACGCTGTTTAAGCAAAGCGCTGCTTCCGAGGCCAATGTCGTCAAATGGAAAGGCGAGATGGAGGAATCCAAAGGAACGGTGCTGTCGTCCCAGGGGGCTCTGGACAAAGCACTTCTGGATCTGAGCTATTGCACCATCCGGGCCCCCATCGATGGACGCGTCAGCCGCAAAAAAGTGGATATCGGCAATTTGGTAGGCGCCGGTGAATTTACGCTGCTGACCACCATCAGACAATGGGAGCCGATCTATGCCTATTTCAGCATCAATGAACGCGATCTATTGGCTGTCATGAAAAGAGCCCGTGAAGAAGGGATTACAGCGGACAATCCCGATAAAATCCCTCTTGAATTGGGGTTGGCCAATGAAACCGGTTTCCCCCACCAAGGTCATATGGATTTCGTGGATTCTACCGTTGACCCGGGAACCGGCACTATGCTGCTTCGAGGCATTTTCCCCAATCCCGGCCCGCCCTATGTTCTTGTGCCCGGGCTGTTTGTGCGGGTGCGTTTGCCGATCAATGAGCGCGAAGATGCATTGCTGGTCACCGAGCGCGCCCTGGGCCTGGACCAGGGGGGGCGCTACCTGCTGGTGGTGGACAATGAAAACAATGTCGATCAACGCTATGTTGAAATCGGCGACTTGAAGGATGGCATGCGGGTGATTCGTGAGGGCCTCAAGCCTGAGGATCGAGTGGTGGTAAAAGGCATCCAACGGGCCATCCCCGGAGCCAAGGTCACTCCCGTGCAGGCACAGGCCGCAAAGCCTGCTGCAGAGGACGAAAAGGCCAAAGAATCTGACAGCTCAGTCGACAAATCATCAACATCGTCTTAGTATTGGCAAAAAGAAAACTTACCACAAACACGCCCGCCTCGCCTTGCGGCATCGCATGGCGGGCGTGGGACACAAAGCGCACAAAGAATAATTTATTTTGACTTTTTCGTGACCTTCGTGTTCTTCGTGGTAAAAAGAACTGTCTACGCAAGGCACACATATCAGTGATAGCGACTTAGCAGGAGAAAGTTCGTTCATGATCTCAAAGGTCTTCATCGAACGTCCAATACTGGCCACTGTAGTGTCGTTGGTGATCGTCATCGCC belongs to Desulfobacterales bacterium and includes:
- a CDS encoding efflux RND transporter periplasmic adaptor subunit is translated as MSHLGGSQRLNQPIYLLFAILMSGLFYACGEKNEYVEPPAPEVTVSKPLVRNVTEYLEFTGTARAIEEIEIRARVEGFLESVHFQDGDFVKQGQLLFIIDPKPFKAAVENARGRLAKHKAQLERAKKEYQRNLTLFKQSAASEANVVKWKGEMEESKGTVLSSQGALDKALLDLSYCTIRAPIDGRVSRKKVDIGNLVGAGEFTLLTTIRQWEPIYAYFSINERDLLAVMKRAREEGITADNPDKIPLELGLANETGFPHQGHMDFVDSTVDPGTGTMLLRGIFPNPGPPYVLVPGLFVRVRLPINEREDALLVTERALGLDQGGRYLLVVDNENNVDQRYVEIGDLKDGMRVIREGLKPEDRVVVKGIQRAIPGAKVTPVQAQAAKPAAEDEKAKESDSSVDKSSTSS